A DNA window from Bdellovibrio sp. BCCA contains the following coding sequences:
- a CDS encoding outer membrane beta-barrel domain-containing protein: protein MMKSLLILALFASSTAFAQVEQELDSFGGNEALYMKAKALNPEVESDVVQNRFSQRTNRFELAPEFSGVFGGDAYNRTTNAGINVHYHINPSWSVGVKYNYAFNNLTPEGQSMVDKASKAASENPKDPNYLFPQVIYPKSETLALVNWYPVVGKLSFGKLGVAHFDTYLLAGYGNIELSNNTTSEATLGVGMGFWINKNLTTRLEYRAQQYKAEYYDKTQDMLTGVGSVQMGWML from the coding sequence ATGATGAAATCTCTTTTAATCCTAGCTCTTTTTGCATCTTCAACAGCTTTCGCTCAAGTTGAGCAAGAGTTGGACTCTTTCGGTGGTAACGAAGCGCTTTACATGAAAGCGAAAGCCTTGAATCCGGAAGTTGAAAGCGATGTTGTTCAAAACCGTTTCTCGCAAAGAACAAACCGTTTTGAATTGGCTCCTGAGTTTTCAGGTGTTTTCGGCGGTGATGCTTACAACCGCACAACAAACGCAGGTATCAACGTTCACTACCACATCAATCCAAGCTGGAGCGTGGGTGTGAAGTACAACTACGCGTTCAACAATTTGACTCCGGAAGGTCAGTCCATGGTGGACAAGGCTTCTAAAGCGGCCTCTGAAAATCCAAAAGATCCAAATTACCTTTTCCCCCAAGTGATCTATCCAAAGTCTGAAACTTTGGCTCTTGTGAACTGGTATCCAGTTGTTGGTAAGTTGAGCTTTGGTAAATTGGGTGTGGCTCACTTCGACACTTACTTGCTTGCGGGTTATGGAAACATCGAGCTTTCTAATAACACGACTTCAGAGGCGACTTTGGGCGTGGGCATGGGATTCTGGATCAACAAGAATCTAACAACTCGTCTTGAGTACCGTGCACAACAATACAAAGCGGAATACTACGATAAAACACAAGACATGCTTACAGGCGTAGGCTCTGTACAAATGGGTTGGATGTTATGA
- the ppdK gene encoding pyruvate, phosphate dikinase: MHQNVNTESKSSSTTAIPQKFVYFFSAGETEGNAGMKNILGGKGANLAEMTSLGIPVPPGFTISTEICTHFTEAGGKLPEWVRPAVIAAMNKVEAKIGKKFGDVNNPLLVSVRSGARASMPGMMDTILNLGLNDQTVEGLAKSSNNPRFAWDSYRRFIQMYSDVVMGMNSSLLEVTLEDLKEEKHYKLDTEMTVDDLKLLVKKFKDLVHQMTGQSFPADPWEQLWGAVSAVFRSWNTPRAITYRELHSIPASWGTAVNVQSMVFGNMGDDSATGVAFTRNPSTGEKAFFGEFLINAQGEDVVAGIRTPQPITKVAAAAAGVKSLEEALPQAYAQLVEIYKKLEAHYRDMQDIEFTIERGVLWMLQTRNGKRTAAAALKIACDMIDEKLITEEEAILRLEPQALDQLLHPTLDPKAQKTVLAKGLPASPGGVNGQIVFTSEEAVEWKEQGKKVILVRIETSPEDIAGMVAAQGIFTTRGGMTSHAAVVARGMGKCCVAGCGEVEVDYRNETMKVKGYVLKKGDVITLDGSTGEVFLGEVKTIEPKLEGTFERIMKIADRVRKLKVRTNADTPKDAQTARNFGAEGIGLCRTEHMFFGADRIDAVREMIIADNKSEREKALAKLLPMQRDDFYQLFKIMDGLPVTIRLLDPPLHEFVPHTDEETKELAKRLGTDFDRLRSKVKSLHEFNPMLGHRGCRLAITYPEIYIMQVRAIAEAAAQLVAEGKKLVPEIMIPLVATDKELDFLRTLSINEVKKVQAEKNVKFDYLVGTMIELPRAAITADAIAEHADFFSFGTNDLTQTTLGLSRDDSGRFLGSYVSSGILPKDPFMSIDQVGVGSLVKMGTDLGRRTKPDLKVGVCGEHGGDPESIEFFHRVGLDYVSCSPFRVPIARLAAARAALMGKKLH; encoded by the coding sequence ATGCACCAGAACGTAAACACTGAAAGCAAATCATCATCAACAACGGCGATCCCGCAGAAGTTCGTATATTTCTTCTCCGCAGGTGAAACGGAAGGCAACGCAGGGATGAAAAACATCCTCGGCGGTAAAGGAGCCAATCTCGCAGAGATGACTTCTTTGGGAATTCCGGTTCCTCCGGGCTTTACGATTTCGACAGAGATCTGCACGCACTTCACTGAAGCCGGCGGCAAACTTCCTGAGTGGGTTCGTCCTGCAGTCATCGCTGCCATGAATAAAGTGGAAGCAAAGATCGGTAAAAAATTTGGTGATGTGAACAATCCTCTTTTGGTTTCTGTTCGTTCAGGAGCCCGCGCATCAATGCCAGGGATGATGGACACCATCTTGAATCTGGGTTTGAACGATCAAACAGTTGAGGGCTTGGCGAAGTCTTCAAACAATCCGCGTTTTGCGTGGGATTCTTATCGTCGTTTCATTCAAATGTACTCTGATGTGGTGATGGGTATGAACTCATCACTTCTTGAAGTGACATTGGAAGATTTAAAAGAAGAAAAACACTACAAGCTCGACACGGAAATGACGGTCGATGATTTGAAGTTGTTAGTTAAAAAATTCAAAGATCTTGTTCATCAAATGACAGGTCAATCTTTCCCGGCGGATCCTTGGGAACAATTGTGGGGCGCGGTTTCAGCTGTGTTCCGCTCTTGGAATACTCCTCGCGCTATCACTTACCGCGAACTTCACAGCATCCCTGCAAGCTGGGGAACAGCGGTGAACGTGCAATCCATGGTTTTCGGAAACATGGGTGATGACTCTGCAACGGGTGTGGCGTTCACAAGAAATCCTTCTACAGGTGAAAAAGCGTTCTTCGGCGAATTCTTGATCAACGCTCAAGGTGAAGACGTTGTTGCGGGTATCCGTACTCCGCAGCCCATCACAAAAGTGGCGGCAGCAGCGGCGGGTGTAAAATCTTTGGAAGAAGCTCTTCCGCAAGCCTACGCTCAACTTGTTGAGATCTACAAAAAATTGGAAGCGCACTATCGCGACATGCAAGACATCGAGTTCACAATTGAGCGCGGTGTTTTGTGGATGCTGCAAACTCGTAACGGAAAAAGAACGGCAGCAGCGGCACTGAAAATTGCGTGTGACATGATCGACGAAAAGTTGATCACGGAAGAAGAAGCTATTTTGCGTCTAGAGCCACAAGCTTTGGATCAACTTCTTCACCCAACTCTAGACCCTAAAGCACAGAAGACAGTTCTTGCGAAAGGTTTACCAGCATCTCCAGGTGGCGTGAACGGTCAAATCGTTTTCACTTCTGAAGAAGCTGTAGAGTGGAAAGAGCAAGGTAAAAAAGTCATTCTTGTTCGTATTGAAACATCTCCTGAAGACATCGCGGGGATGGTCGCAGCTCAAGGTATCTTCACAACTCGCGGTGGTATGACATCTCATGCAGCGGTTGTCGCGCGTGGTATGGGTAAATGCTGTGTCGCTGGTTGCGGAGAAGTGGAAGTCGACTACCGCAATGAAACGATGAAAGTGAAAGGCTACGTTCTTAAAAAGGGCGATGTGATCACTTTGGATGGTTCTACGGGTGAAGTCTTCTTGGGCGAAGTAAAAACAATCGAGCCAAAACTTGAAGGCACTTTCGAACGTATCATGAAAATCGCGGATCGCGTTCGTAAGTTGAAAGTTCGCACAAACGCGGATACTCCAAAAGACGCACAAACAGCACGCAACTTCGGAGCAGAAGGTATCGGTCTTTGCCGTACGGAGCACATGTTCTTCGGTGCGGACCGTATCGACGCTGTTCGTGAAATGATTATCGCTGATAACAAATCAGAGCGTGAAAAAGCCTTGGCAAAACTTCTTCCAATGCAAAGAGATGACTTCTATCAACTCTTTAAGATCATGGACGGTTTGCCAGTGACGATCCGTTTGTTGGACCCGCCATTGCACGAGTTCGTTCCTCACACAGACGAGGAAACAAAAGAATTGGCGAAGCGTTTGGGCACAGACTTTGATCGTTTGCGCTCAAAAGTAAAATCATTGCATGAGTTCAACCCGATGCTAGGTCACCGCGGTTGTCGTTTGGCGATCACTTATCCCGAAATTTATATCATGCAAGTTCGCGCGATTGCAGAAGCCGCAGCGCAATTGGTCGCTGAAGGTAAAAAACTTGTTCCTGAAATCATGATTCCGCTTGTTGCGACAGACAAAGAGTTGGATTTCTTGCGCACACTTTCGATCAACGAAGTGAAAAAGGTGCAGGCAGAAAAGAACGTGAAGTTTGATTACCTAGTGGGAACAATGATCGAGCTTCCACGTGCAGCGATCACAGCTGATGCGATTGCAGAGCACGCAGATTTCTTTAGCTTCGGTACGAACGATTTGACTCAAACAACTTTGGGTCTTTCTCGTGATGACTCCGGCCGTTTCTTAGGTTCTTACGTTTCTTCTGGCATCTTACCAAAAGATCCTTTCATGTCGATTGATCAAGTGGGCGTAGGCTCCCTTGTAAAAATGGGAACAGACCTAGGCCGTCGCACAAAACCTGACCTTAAGGTCGGTGTCTGCGGTGAGCACGGTGGTGATCCAGAATCTATCGAGTTCTTCCACCGTGTGGGGCTTGATTACGTTTCTTGTTCTCCATTCCGCGTACCTATTGCGCGTTTGGCAGCAGCTCGTGCGGCTTTGATGGGGAAAAAGCTTCACTAA
- a CDS encoding tetratricopeptide repeat protein: MMKKGLLIISLSVAAAAHAQSPAANGSTQDLLIQKLTQVQLGLAPADPARAGVLLRLADLHAERARQLSMKEIADGCTVCKAGEKDREKALTYYTEALTKVSANSVAKVHLQMGHLYELQGRNELAEKSYQAMLSSSSSPIEMAEANLSLAEMAFRKSDFQKAQGLYEKVLATEGASSQGLAAYRKAWCAFRMGNLDASIVQLQEILKNPKLQSRMSSARGVADVQFLEEVSRDMATFMAARGIKDNDAEVLYSLSPEQFKLQQVTMLAREGLRLGQKEPSLKVWDFVYQKQSDPKMRLEAQVRMAQLNFDLKNVPAAAKSYQMALNLWGATDCNATTCEESAKGLRQFVVGWNRIENSKPSAELLAAYDEYFKVFSEDEDMYVWGSQAAATAGNYAQAAQWTALANKVILAKYTVEKDSAQKKAQAEKLEKNLLLGIENAEKSKAAVAGRAEGQRPGAEAEADKLLAAAQDDYLTKSVLKQKTFDVQYQKAYAIYQKGDYAAAADQLKDLAVNGKGSQQIKVQSAELALDALALLKDDARIQQWSGEFASKFADKKSEFLQIHQKSILTQSAKLAEAQPDQALAAMAGFNMAAATSEDRKTYLKNKILLSEKLNKITEARVATEDLLREPSLTADEREFALGRKVWFAELELDFATALKAAEQMKFSTLSQDEKVLKLAMYSELADKSPATYYSQYLKQSKDDEKKALIASQLIRLSKTPAKDLETYKPYFKNNAGLYARAALEVYGVTNDKKVLEKALKEKGSSKQDAFVMIEKILTLDEVKALSAQLAAHKIDTKNQNTIATGLKARVKMLEKADALANRAIAAGDWSSQLLALDLVAKENARFYNEALALPMPAGLTPEQENEYLTILSQQVAPNQNTATMAETKVKEFWAQKSALDSYKTFAANNYNWSKYIASEVEAVTAIAPEDQKPAWTAAVVEIKAAEGSLQKPSLAELEKARTNLKQNPFAASAIQEAIALEKKAQRKSMVEYLEGRLATLAKKDSEVKEKQQ; this comes from the coding sequence ATGATGAAAAAAGGACTTTTAATTATCTCTTTGTCGGTGGCAGCAGCGGCGCACGCTCAATCACCGGCAGCAAACGGGTCAACTCAAGACCTCCTAATTCAAAAACTTACACAAGTACAATTGGGCTTGGCTCCGGCAGATCCTGCCAGAGCCGGCGTCCTTTTGCGCTTGGCGGACTTGCATGCAGAACGTGCCCGTCAACTTTCCATGAAGGAAATCGCTGACGGTTGCACCGTTTGTAAAGCAGGCGAAAAAGACCGCGAAAAGGCACTGACATATTATACAGAAGCATTGACGAAAGTTTCTGCCAACTCAGTAGCAAAAGTCCATTTACAAATGGGTCATCTCTATGAACTTCAAGGTCGCAATGAATTGGCTGAAAAAAGCTATCAAGCGATGTTGAGTTCTTCATCTTCTCCGATTGAGATGGCGGAAGCCAATCTGTCATTGGCGGAAATGGCATTTAGAAAATCGGATTTCCAAAAAGCTCAAGGCCTTTACGAAAAAGTATTGGCAACAGAAGGCGCAAGTTCTCAAGGCTTGGCAGCATACCGCAAAGCTTGGTGCGCTTTCCGTATGGGAAATCTGGATGCATCCATCGTTCAACTTCAAGAGATCTTGAAAAATCCAAAACTTCAGTCACGCATGTCTTCAGCGCGTGGTGTGGCGGATGTTCAGTTCCTTGAAGAGGTTTCTCGCGATATGGCGACTTTCATGGCCGCGCGTGGAATCAAAGACAATGATGCTGAAGTTCTTTACTCACTTTCTCCTGAGCAATTTAAACTTCAACAAGTGACTATGCTCGCTCGTGAAGGTTTGCGTTTAGGTCAAAAAGAACCTTCTTTGAAAGTGTGGGACTTTGTTTATCAAAAACAAAGTGATCCAAAAATGCGTCTTGAAGCGCAAGTGCGCATGGCGCAACTTAATTTCGATCTTAAAAACGTTCCTGCGGCAGCGAAGTCTTATCAAATGGCTTTGAACCTTTGGGGAGCGACTGATTGCAATGCGACGACTTGCGAAGAATCTGCAAAAGGTCTTCGTCAGTTTGTTGTTGGTTGGAATCGTATTGAAAATTCAAAACCAAGTGCCGAGCTTTTGGCCGCTTACGACGAATACTTCAAAGTCTTCTCTGAAGATGAAGATATGTACGTATGGGGTTCTCAAGCAGCGGCAACGGCTGGTAACTATGCTCAAGCAGCGCAATGGACAGCTTTAGCTAATAAAGTGATCTTGGCTAAGTACACTGTTGAAAAAGATTCTGCTCAAAAGAAAGCGCAAGCTGAAAAGCTTGAGAAGAATTTGCTCTTGGGTATCGAAAATGCTGAGAAGTCTAAAGCGGCGGTAGCCGGCAGAGCGGAAGGCCAGCGGCCTGGAGCTGAAGCAGAGGCTGACAAACTTTTGGCGGCAGCTCAAGACGACTATTTGACGAAGTCTGTATTGAAACAAAAAACTTTCGACGTTCAATACCAAAAAGCTTATGCGATTTACCAAAAGGGTGATTACGCAGCGGCGGCAGACCAGTTGAAAGACTTGGCTGTGAACGGCAAAGGTTCACAACAAATCAAAGTTCAATCTGCGGAATTGGCTTTGGATGCCTTGGCTCTTCTTAAAGACGATGCTCGCATTCAACAATGGTCTGGAGAATTTGCTTCTAAGTTTGCAGATAAAAAATCTGAATTTTTGCAAATCCACCAAAAATCGATCCTGACTCAATCTGCGAAATTAGCAGAAGCACAACCGGATCAAGCTTTGGCGGCGATGGCGGGCTTTAATATGGCCGCGGCTACGTCTGAAGACAGAAAAACTTATTTGAAAAATAAAATCTTGCTTAGCGAAAAATTGAACAAGATCACAGAAGCTCGCGTAGCAACTGAGGACCTTCTTCGTGAACCATCTTTGACAGCTGATGAGCGTGAGTTCGCATTGGGACGCAAAGTTTGGTTTGCGGAACTTGAACTTGATTTCGCAACAGCTTTGAAAGCGGCAGAGCAAATGAAGTTCAGCACATTGTCTCAAGACGAAAAAGTTTTGAAACTGGCGATGTACTCAGAGCTTGCGGATAAAAGTCCTGCGACTTACTACTCTCAATATCTAAAGCAGTCCAAAGATGACGAAAAGAAAGCCTTGATTGCTTCTCAATTGATCCGCTTGTCTAAAACTCCGGCGAAAGATCTTGAGACTTACAAACCTTACTTCAAAAACAACGCGGGTCTTTATGCTCGTGCGGCTTTGGAAGTTTACGGTGTTACAAACGACAAAAAAGTTTTGGAAAAAGCTTTGAAAGAAAAAGGCTCTTCAAAACAAGACGCGTTTGTGATGATCGAAAAAATCCTGACTTTGGATGAAGTAAAAGCTTTGAGTGCGCAACTTGCGGCTCACAAGATCGATACGAAAAATCAAAACACAATTGCAACGGGCCTTAAAGCGCGCGTGAAGATGCTTGAAAAAGCGGACGCTCTTGCCAACCGTGCGATTGCAGCGGGTGACTGGTCATCTCAATTGCTTGCTTTGGATCTTGTGGCTAAAGAAAATGCTCGTTTCTATAACGAAGCTTTGGCTCTTCCAATGCCTGCGGGTTTGACTCCAGAGCAAGAGAACGAATACTTGACGATTCTTTCTCAACAAGTGGCTCCGAACCAAAACACAGCAACGATGGCTGAAACTAAAGTGAAAGAATTCTGGGCGCAAAAATCAGCTTTGGATTCTTACAAAACTTTCGCTGCTAACAACTACAACTGGTCTAAGTACATTGCTTCTGAAGTGGAAGCAGTGACGGCGATTGCTCCGGAAGACCAAAAGCCCGCTTGGACAGCAGCTGTTGTTGAGATCAAAGCCGCAGAGGGTTCTTTGCAGAAACCTTCTTTGGCGGAACTTGAAAAAGCTCGTACGAACTTGAAACAAAATCCGTTTGCAGCAAGTGCGATTCAAGAAGCGATTGCTCTTGAAAAAAAAGCCCAACGTAAGAGCATGGTGGAATACCTTGAAGGACGTTTGGCGACATTGGCTAAGAAGGACAGTGAAGTGAAGGAGAAACAACAATGA
- a CDS encoding AgmX/PglI C-terminal domain-containing protein, with protein sequence MSLRLVIEDNLGNITRQIPVTEKKAQVIQRMDTKRLEVVTDTAALVKNKIQFSKIADLDFDEMKNEKLPLGSFGSLRLVKEVAAVPVDGSVKQDGKKDLKASVLLAFAIFLMLLSIVRFAPKENAKVTEELKQQVVKIVQTKEMKKKTVAPTTNMMADQTATKMPTKRAELVKRSGALAALGSLRSGKQRGGLNLGAVNTTAGIGLGGTGGSGGVQTSLYGKGITSAPLGSGANINGGGGYGTKGKGGGQAGYGSLSLVGSAGGAPVPLGAEAEVAQGLDRSAIDEVIRRNLGQVRFCYEQALQGAPQLSGRVAMGFTIGGNGLVKTAQVESSSMANKGVEDCITMRLKTWKFPVPQGGVDVKVTYPFVLRRQGQG encoded by the coding sequence ATGAGTCTAAGATTAGTCATTGAAGACAATTTAGGAAATATCACTCGCCAAATCCCGGTGACGGAGAAAAAAGCGCAAGTGATCCAACGTATGGACACGAAACGCCTTGAAGTCGTAACCGACACGGCGGCGTTGGTGAAAAACAAAATCCAATTCTCTAAAATCGCGGATCTTGATTTTGATGAGATGAAAAACGAAAAGCTTCCTCTTGGCAGCTTTGGTTCTCTTCGCCTTGTTAAAGAAGTGGCAGCGGTTCCGGTTGATGGTTCCGTAAAACAAGACGGTAAAAAAGATCTTAAGGCGTCTGTCCTTTTGGCTTTTGCGATCTTCTTGATGCTTCTTTCGATCGTTCGTTTTGCTCCAAAAGAGAATGCGAAAGTGACTGAAGAATTGAAACAACAAGTTGTTAAGATTGTTCAGACAAAAGAAATGAAAAAGAAAACGGTGGCTCCGACAACAAATATGATGGCGGATCAAACGGCGACGAAGATGCCGACAAAAAGAGCTGAACTTGTAAAACGCTCGGGCGCTTTGGCAGCGTTGGGTAGCCTTCGTTCTGGCAAACAACGTGGCGGCTTGAACTTGGGTGCTGTGAATACAACAGCAGGTATCGGTTTGGGCGGCACGGGCGGAAGCGGTGGCGTGCAAACTTCTTTGTACGGAAAAGGAATCACATCGGCTCCTCTGGGTTCGGGCGCTAACATCAATGGTGGCGGCGGTTACGGAACAAAAGGAAAAGGCGGCGGCCAAGCTGGTTACGGCAGCCTTTCACTTGTAGGTTCCGCAGGTGGTGCACCGGTTCCATTGGGAGCTGAAGCGGAAGTTGCTCAAGGTTTGGACCGTTCTGCGATTGACGAAGTGATTCGTCGTAATTTGGGTCAGGTTCGTTTCTGTTACGAGCAAGCTTTGCAAGGCGCGCCTCAATTGAGTGGCCGTGTTGCGATGGGTTTCACCATCGGTGGAAACGGTCTTGTGAAAACAGCTCAAGTTGAAAGTTCTTCGATGGCCAATAAAGGCGTTGAAGATTGCATTACGATGCGTTTGAAAACGTGGAAGTTCCCAGTGCCTCAAGGAGGCGTGGACGTGAAAGTAACTTATCCATTTGTATTACGTAGACAAGGTCAGGGGTAA
- a CDS encoding VWA domain-containing protein, with amino-acid sequence MKNFTKALSLVLALSVVGCGIESSKNLLVPKSVIPKEEFSEKPKDFEAFNPKVDILFVIDSSGSMDSAQQNLSRNAFQFADAISKVSLLDYHIGVLTTDMNDCRDNCGKLQGFPAFLQKSTPDFVGLLSRRMQVGTDGSASEEMFGPVVAALSSPLDTTTNAGFYRQDAFLAVIFITDAKDQSRYSPQELLQFLRSKKVDPNRVLAYGVIRTLAEEKSCESSEDLDSKLEDFLASVANGDRTQKNILSLCAPDYGMKLAEFAKDIVKRTAGSVKLTRVPNAKTIKVSYGTQVIPNDPVKGWVYQPSTNSILLSEGIEWVDQGPNVGLSIDFEVIDVKD; translated from the coding sequence ATGAAGAACTTTACTAAAGCTCTTTCACTTGTTCTTGCTTTGTCAGTTGTGGGTTGCGGAATTGAATCCAGCAAAAACTTGTTGGTTCCAAAATCTGTGATCCCGAAAGAAGAGTTCTCCGAAAAACCAAAGGACTTTGAAGCCTTCAATCCAAAAGTAGATATTCTTTTTGTGATCGACAGCTCTGGAAGTATGGATTCGGCTCAACAAAACTTAAGCCGCAATGCCTTCCAATTTGCAGATGCGATTTCAAAAGTGTCTTTGCTTGATTATCACATCGGTGTTTTGACAACGGATATGAATGATTGCCGTGACAATTGCGGTAAGCTTCAGGGTTTCCCGGCATTCTTGCAGAAATCCACTCCGGATTTCGTGGGGCTTTTGTCTCGCAGAATGCAAGTGGGAACTGACGGCAGTGCTTCAGAAGAAATGTTCGGTCCGGTGGTAGCAGCTTTAAGCTCTCCACTAGACACAACAACGAATGCGGGCTTCTACCGTCAAGATGCTTTCTTGGCTGTGATCTTCATCACGGATGCGAAAGATCAGTCAAGATACTCTCCGCAAGAACTTCTTCAGTTCTTGAGAAGCAAAAAAGTCGATCCAAACCGTGTCTTGGCTTACGGTGTGATCCGTACCTTGGCTGAAGAAAAATCATGCGAATCTTCAGAAGATCTGGACAGCAAGCTTGAAGACTTCTTGGCGTCTGTTGCAAACGGCGACAGAACTCAGAAAAACATCTTAAGCCTTTGTGCTCCGGACTACGGTATGAAGTTGGCAGAATTCGCGAAAGACATCGTGAAAAGAACTGCGGGCTCGGTGAAGTTGACTCGTGTTCCGAATGCAAAAACCATCAAGGTGTCTTACGGCACTCAAGTGATTCCAAATGATCCGGTAAAAGGATGGGTTTACCAACCATCAACAAATTCAATCCTTCTTTCTGAAGGCATTGAGTGGGTGGATCAAGGACCGAATGTCGGTTTGAGCATCGACTTCGAAGTGATCGATGTAAAAGACTAA
- a CDS encoding tetratricopeptide repeat protein — MMLVKSLTVASLLLGTHGVAFAEDDLMSILEGKTSQAAAQFVESEEVAKLKKAVNPSSAEQNIFFQFLVEKNYEKAMFQWSTAFNGSAFQATETGKALEAFLNFKNGLKLTGVESLLAIQNPQKIDATVISLWKENLNDKDPVWGMAQVTWNPYWTTVFGTGAEMAVVLQKSYVTEDIAALTELIKKTPVDSVERNILQWQLVLNLGIRGDAGKAAQVLAHLMKAKNNPIDKDLMTITAGRLLYQNGFLDASLKYYEKISKKSDYWFQAQEEMAWAYMRKGEPQNAMAITKTLTYPHFKGWVGIESYLLGSFSSLKVCDYPGVLTTMKSIKIQFGEHLVALEKLSADPHQPAVANLMKALSEGPVSTAKLGKDAHQLPTVASKDEVLSLLVKRHQYLTKESEIAEQLYTRSLTFGNLQGQYETLKNQVQTRAQMTQGAGYQRVQELAKAELEDSKQVMQRLRIVEVEMIQQVDSASKFLKHANASEAKMGSTGSGAKFAMNFSNDKEIWFDELSNFKVDVKKGCSKGKE, encoded by the coding sequence ATGATGTTAGTTAAATCATTAACAGTAGCTTCTTTGCTTTTAGGAACTCACGGGGTGGCTTTTGCGGAAGACGACCTCATGAGCATTCTTGAAGGTAAAACAAGCCAAGCAGCAGCACAATTCGTTGAAAGCGAAGAAGTGGCAAAGCTTAAAAAAGCGGTGAACCCTTCTTCGGCTGAACAAAATATTTTCTTCCAATTCTTGGTCGAGAAAAACTATGAAAAGGCAATGTTCCAATGGAGCACGGCTTTCAATGGTTCAGCTTTCCAAGCAACGGAAACGGGCAAAGCTCTTGAAGCTTTCTTGAATTTCAAAAATGGTTTGAAACTCACAGGTGTTGAAAGTCTTTTGGCGATTCAAAATCCACAAAAGATTGATGCAACAGTGATCAGCCTTTGGAAAGAAAACTTGAACGACAAAGACCCTGTTTGGGGTATGGCGCAAGTCACTTGGAATCCCTACTGGACAACAGTGTTCGGAACGGGTGCTGAGATGGCCGTGGTTCTGCAAAAGAGCTATGTGACTGAAGACATCGCTGCTTTGACGGAACTTATCAAGAAAACTCCGGTTGATTCTGTAGAACGCAATATCTTGCAATGGCAATTGGTTTTGAACCTTGGTATCCGTGGTGATGCTGGTAAAGCCGCGCAAGTTCTTGCGCACTTGATGAAAGCCAAAAACAATCCGATCGACAAAGACCTTATGACAATCACAGCGGGTCGTTTGTTGTACCAAAACGGATTCTTAGATGCTTCCTTGAAGTACTACGAAAAGATCTCTAAGAAATCAGACTACTGGTTCCAGGCACAAGAAGAAATGGCTTGGGCTTACATGAGAAAAGGTGAGCCGCAAAACGCGATGGCAATCACAAAGACTCTGACTTACCCGCACTTTAAAGGTTGGGTGGGCATTGAATCTTATCTTTTGGGTTCATTCAGCAGCTTGAAAGTTTGTGACTATCCAGGTGTTTTGACGACGATGAAATCAATCAAAATTCAATTCGGTGAGCATTTAGTGGCTCTTGAAAAATTGAGCGCAGATCCTCATCAACCTGCTGTTGCGAACTTGATGAAGGCATTGTCTGAAGGTCCTGTGAGCACTGCCAAGTTGGGTAAAGACGCTCATCAGTTGCCAACAGTGGCTTCTAAAGATGAAGTTTTGTCTTTGCTAGTAAAAAGACACCAATACTTGACGAAAGAGTCTGAGATTGCGGAACAGCTTTACACTCGCTCTTTGACGTTTGGAAACTTGCAAGGTCAGTACGAAACTTTGAAAAACCAGGTGCAAACTCGCGCTCAGATGACTCAAGGTGCGGGTTACCAACGTGTTCAAGAATTGGCGAAAGCGGAACTTGAAGACTCCAAACAAGTTATGCAACGTCTAAGAATCGTTGAAGTGGAGATGATCCAACAAGTGGATTCAGCTTCTAAATTCTTGAAGCACGCCAATGCTTCTGAAGCAAAAATGGGTTCGACAGGCTCGGGCGCTAAATTTGCGATGAATTTCTCTAACGACAAAGAGATCTGGTTCGATGAACTTTCAAATTTCAAAGTCGATGTTAAAAAAGGTTGCTCGAAAGGGAAGGAGTAA